CTTCCtcccccgcctcctcctcctcctccgctgCCTCCTCCCGCAGCCGGTGAGTaccacccccccatccccccacccccacaacCCCCACaacccccccacccacccacccccccccacaGGTCCCGCAGCGCCACCGCCCCGAAGCCCCCGACCCCGCGAGCCACCGCCGAGAGACGGACGAACCGGCGCCTCCGGCGCAACCGGGCCTCGCCGCCGCACCGGAGGtgagccccggggcggggccggggggctgggggggggacccctctcccctcccccaccccatttgGCTCCCCTCAAAACTaatcctcccctccccgccctttgttttgttttttcggggggggggggatgtgcAGGGAACGCCGCAgccgcagcagcccccggcGTCGCCGCCGCCAGCCCTCGAGGAGCCCCGACCGGCGCCGCCCGTGAGCCCGCCGGCACCCGCCGaacccccagccctcccccacCCTCGCCCAacctgccgccgccgcctcgccgccACCCccgacccccccgccccctcgccGCCCACCGCTCCCCCTCGCCGCAGCGCCGCCGCGCGCGCCGCGGCCAGCCCTCGCCCGAACCCCCGCTCCGGCGCCCCAAAACCCGCCGGCGCCCCGCCTCGCCGCGAGCGGTCGCCCACCCCGAGCGCTCCCGGCCTCGCCGCGACCGCTCCCGTTCCCGTAGCCCTCCCGGCACCGGCGGcagccggcgcggcggcggcgcccgtTCCCGTACCCGCAGCCCGGCGCGACGGAACCGTTCTCGGACCCCGCCCCGGCGCAACCGTTCCCGTAGCCGCCGCCGCGGTCGCTCTCGGTCCCGCACCCCCCCTCGCCGcgcccgctcccgctcccgcaCCCCGCTTTGGCGGCCCAATTCCACCAGCCCCATCCGGTGGCCGCCGCGGTCGCGGTCCCGCACCCCGCCGCGCCGGAACAAATCCCGTTCGCCCACCCGCCGCGGTCGCTCCCGGTCCCGCTCCCCTCGCGGCCGCGCTTGGTCCCGCGGTCGCACCGGCGGGCGATGGGGACGCTCCCGCTCGCGTTCGCCGGCGCGCCGCCGGTCTCGTTCCCGCTCGCCGGCGCGCCGCCGTTCCCGCTCGACCGCGCGCCGCCGTTCCCGCTCGACGGCGCGGCGCCGTTCCCGCTCGACGGCGCGACGCGGGGGCCGCTCCCGTTCCCGCACCCCTCGCCGCGGTCGCTCCGGGTCGACGCCGGCGCGCCGCAGCcgttccctctcctcccccgatcgccgccgccgcgggcgggggcTCGGTCGCCGCAGCCGCTCGGATTCTTCCGGCAAATCCCGGCGTGGCGGTCGGCGCAGccgctccctctcctccccccgccccaaaaAACGGGCGCGAGCCGCTTCCCgctccccctcccgccgccgccgccgcagctcCACCGCGTCCCCCCGCGGCAAAGCCAAaaccccagcccctcccctcgcccccaaacccaaagcccctcctccccccgccgcccggcacCCCCGCCCGCCCCAAGTGGGTGCCCATCGCCGAGCTGCACCCGGccgcgccgcagccgccgcccaGCTTAGCCAAACCGGCGGCCGGCGCCGAGGCCAAGCCGGCTCCCCCCAAGTGGGTGCCGATCGGCGGGGCGCAGCCGCTCCCCCCGCAGCCGGCGCCTCCCGGCACCGAAACGGCGGCGACGCCGGCGTCTGCCAAGCCTCCCGCCGAGGCCAAAGCGCCGCAGCTGGCGACGCCCAACGTCGCCAAAGCGGCCGCCGAGGTGAAGGCGGCGCAGCCCGGCACCACCAAACCGGCACCGGCCGCTGAGGCGCCGAGCGTCGGCAAGCCGGCGCCCGCTAACGAAGCCAAGCCGGCGCCCGCCGCCCAAGCCGGCGTCACCAAACCGCCGCCCGCTGCCGAGGCGAAGCCGGCGGCGCAGACTGAGGCGAAACCAGCGCCGAAACCCAGCGTCGCCACACCGCCGGCGCCCCAGCAAAACCTCGGCAAAGCGCCGGCCGAGGCGAGAGCCGAGGCGAGAGCCACtgtgccgccgccgccaccgcccaAACCGGGAGTCGCGGAGACGAAGCCGGCAACGCTGCCGGCGCAAGGGGCCCAGGCGACGCTCCCGAAAGCGGCAACGCCGACGCCGCTGGCGCAGCAGAGCCCGGCGAAGCCTCCGCCGCTGCTGGCCGGACTGCCGAAAGCCATGCCGGTCGTCGAGCCGAAAGTCGGGGTTCCCCCGGCACCCCCCAAACCGGCGCCCGCCACCGAGGCGAGAGCGGCACCGCCGGCGTCACCGAGCCTCCCCAAAGCCATGCCGGTGGTGGCACCGCCGGTGAGCCAGAGCGTCGCCAAACCAGCGCCGGGCGCCGAGGCGAAGGCGGCGATGGCGGCGCAGCCGCTCGCCCCCAAACCGCTGCCCAGCGAGGGGAAATCGGCACCGCCGTCGCCGCAACCTGCCGTCGCCAAACCGCCACTGGCCACCGAGGCGAAACCGTcccccgcggcgccgccgccgccgccgagcgtCCCCAGAGCGCCGGCCCAGTCGTCGCCGTCGAAGCCGACGGCGCCCAGACCTGTGACGAGCGGCGCCGGCAAacccccgccaccgccgccggggctgccgcgAGCGCTGACTGCCGGGCTCCGTGCTGCCGGCACACCGGGAAAGCTGCTGCCGGCCGCCCGCCTcagcctgccctcctcccccgTCGCCGCGtcggcgctgccgccgcccggccACGCTCAGCCCGTCCCCCGCCTGCTGCCCGTCCCCAAACCGCTGCCGCCGCCCAAGACGGAGCCGCCCAACGTCaccggcccggcgcggccgctGGAGCTCGCCGAGAAGCCACGGGGGCCGTCGCCGCCACGGCTTAGCCGGGCCACCGAGCCCGGCGGCACCCCGCGCCGCGAGGAGGAGGCGGGTCACCCGGTGTCACCGCCCGTCCTGGAGAAGATGGCGCCGGTAGCGCCGACGGTGGCACCCAGCGCCGCGGCACCGGCTGGCGTCGCTGGTGCTGCCACCAAGGCCACCGTGGACACAGGCACCGGTGTCACCGCCGTAGGCGCTGCCACCAAGGCCACCGTGGGCGCCGCCGCCACGGCCACCGCTGCCCCTGTCACCGTAGGTGCTGTCACTAAGGCTACCGGTGTCACCGTAGGTGCCACCAGCGTGGCCACCGCTACCGGTGTCACCGTAGGTGCCACCGCTAAGGCCACCATGGACACCAGCACCGCGGGTGCCACCACAAAGGCCGTCGTGGGTGTCACCACCGCCGGTGTCACCGTAGGCGCTGCCACCACGGACACCAAGGCCACCGTGGCCGCTGCTACGGCTGTCACCGCAGGTGCCACCACCAAAGCCGCTGTGGGCACCACAGGGGTCACCAGCCCGGGTGCCACCGCCATCAGCGGTGCCACCGTGGACGTCACCGCCAAGGCCACCATGGGCACCGCAGCCGTCGCCAGCGTGGCTGCTGCCGCCGTCAGCGCCGCCGTGGCCACCAAGGCCGTTGTCACCCCCGCTGCCGATGTCACCGTCACCGCTGCTGCCACCGCCGGGGACGTCACCAGCCCCACGGCCACCGTAGGTAGCGCCACCGGCGCCGTCACCGCCCCGGGCGCCGTCGCTGCCGTCACCGCTGGAGATGTCACCAAGCCTGCCGTGGCCGTTGTCACCAGCACCGCCGCCACCGTCGTCACCAGTGCCGGCAGTGCCACCACCGCCCCAAGGGACACCAGTGCCACCGCAGTTACCGTCATCACCAGCGCTACCAGTGCTGGCAGCGTCACCGCGGGCACCGGTGTCACCGTCACCGCTGTGACCACCAGCGTCACCACGGCCACCAGTGCCGGCAGCGTCGCCATCACCCTGAGGGACACCGGTGTCTCCAgtgtccccatggccaccaccacggACACCACTGTCACCAGTGCCGGCAGCGTCACCGTCGCCCTTAGGGACATCAGTGCCACCAGCACCGGCAGCGTCACCAGCGCCGCGAGGGACACCAGTGTCACTGCCGGCAGCGTCACCAGTGTCACCAGTGTCACCAGTGCCGGCAGCGTCACCAGCGCCGCGAGGGACACCAGTGTCACCAGCGCTGGCAGCGTCACCGTCACCACGAGGGACACCAGTGCCACTAGCACCGGCAGCGTCACCGTCACCACGAGGGACACCAGCGCCGGCAGCGTCACCATCGCCCTTAGGGACATCAGCACCACCAGCGCCGGCAGCGTCACCGTCGCCGCGACGGACAGCAGCGTCACCGGTGCCACCAGCACCGGCAGCGTCACCGTCGCCCTTAAGGACATCGGTGCCACCAGCGCCGGCGGCGTCACCGTCACCGCGAGGGACACCAGCGCCGGCAGCGTCACCGTCACCGCGAGGGACACCAGCGTCCCCAGCGCCGGCAGCGTCACCATCACCGCGAGGGACACCAGCGTCACCGGCGTCCCCAGCGCCGGCAGCGTCGCCGTCACCGCGAGGGACACCAGCGTCACCGGCGTCCCCACGGCCACCGGTGCCACCGGTGCCGGCAGCGTCACCGCCCTCCCTGGGGCCACCAGCGTCACCGTCGCTCCCGGTACCACCAGCCCCGCCGCCGACGTCACCGCCGATGTCACCGCCGACGTCACCGCCGACGTCACCGCACCGCCGCCGGGCCAGGAGAAGcgcgcctcctcctcctcctcctcctcctcctcctcctcctcgtcttcctcctcttcctcctcctcctcctcctcctcggacTCCgactccagctccagctcctccgAATCCGGCCCCCCCtcgccggccccgcccgccgcagctGCCGCCCAGACAGAGTGAGGCCCCGCCCTTTCCCGTGGCCCCACCCACCCCCGATGGCTCCGCCCCCCTTCCACCGTGGCCCCGCCCCCCGTGGGgacaccccagcacccatggggacGCCTTAGGGTGTGGAAGCCCGGGGTGTCATCGGCCCCTGGGGTGTCACTGGCCCCTGGGGTGGCCCCTGGGTGGCCCCTGGAGTGGCCCATGTCCCCTGGGGTGCCATTGTCCCCCTGGGTGGCCTTTGGGTGGCCCCTGGGCTGTCACTGTCCCCCTGGGTGGCCCCTCGGGTGGCCCCTGGGTGTCCCCTTGGGTGGCCCCTGGAGTGGCCCGTGTCCCCTGGGCTGCCATCATCCCCTTGGGTGGCCCCTGGGGTGTCACTGTCCCCTTGGGTGGCTCTTGGGTGGCTCTTAGGGTGTCATTGTCCCCCTGGGTGTCCCCTTGGGTGGCCCCTGGAGTGGCCCATGTCCCCTGGGCTGCCATTGTCCCTTTGGGTGGCCCTTGGGGTGTCACTGGCTCCTGGGGTGGCCCCTGGGTGGCCCATGTCCCCTGGGGTGTCACTGTCCCCTTGGGTGGCCCTTGGGTGGCCCCTGGGGTGTCACTGTCCCCTTGGGTGGCTCTTAGGGTGTCATTGTCCCCCTGGGTGGCCCCTGGAGTGGCCCGTGTCCCCTGGGCTGCCATCGTCCCCTTGGGTGGCCCCTGGGGTGTCACTGTCCCCCTGGGTGGCCCTTGGGTGGCCCTTGGGGTGTCACTGGCTCCTGGGGTGGCCCCTGGGTGGCCCATGTCCCCTGGGGTGTCACTGTCCCCTTGGGTGGCCCTTGGGTGGCCCCTGGGGTGTCACTGTCCCCTTGGGTGGCTCTTAGGGTGTCATTGTCCCCCTGGGTGGCCCCTGGAGTGGCCCGTGTCCCCTGGGCTGCCATCATCCCCTTGGGTGGCCCCTGGGGTGTCACTGTCCCCCTGGGTGGCCCTTGGGTGGCCCTTGGGGTGTCACTGGCCCCTGGGGTGGCCCCTGGGTGGCCCATGTGCCCTGGGGTGTCACTGTCCCCCTGGGTGTCCCTTGGGTGGCCCTTGGGGTGTCACTGGCCCCTGGGGTGGCCCCTGGGTGGCCCATGTGCCCTGGGGTGTCACTGTCCCCCTGGGTGTCCCCTTGGGTGGCCCCTGGAGTGGCCCATGTCCCCTGGGCTGCCATCGTCCCCTTGGGTGGCCCCTGGGCTGTCGGTGTCCCTTGGGTGGCCCTTGGGGTGTCACTGTTGCACTGGGTGTCCCTGGGCTGTCATTGTCCCCCTGGGTGGCCCCTGGGGTGCCGTTGTCCCCCTGGGTGGCCCTTGG
The sequence above is a segment of the Ciconia boyciana chromosome 36, ASM3463844v1, whole genome shotgun sequence genome. Coding sequences within it:
- the LOC140645625 gene encoding uncharacterized protein; protein product: MGTLPLAFAGAPPVSFPLAGAPPFPLDRAPPFPLDGAAPFPLDGATRGPLPFPHPSPRSLRPLLPPPPGTPARPKWVPIAELHPAAPQPPPSLAKPAAGAEAKPAPPKWVPIGGAQPLPPQPAPPGTETAATPASAKPPAEAKAPQLATPNVAKAAAEVKAAQPGTTKPAPAAEAPSVGKPAPANEAKPAPAAQAGVTKPPPAAEAKPAAQTEAKPAPKPSVATPPAPQQNLGKAPAEARAEARATVPPPPPPKPGVAETKPATLPAQGAQATLPKAATPTPLAQQSPAKPPPLLAGLPKAMPVVEPKVGVPPAPPKPAPATEARAAPPASPSLPKAMPVVAPPVSQSVAKPAPGAEAKAAMAAQPLAPKPLPSEGKSAPPSPQPAVAKPPLATEAKPSPAAPPPPPSVPRAPAQSSPSKPTAPRPVTSGAGKPPPPPPGLPRALTAGLRAAGTPGKLLPAARLSLPSSPVAASALPPPGHAQPVPRLLPVPKPLPPPKTEPPNVTGPARPLELAEKPRGPSPPRLSRATEPGGTPRREEEAGHPVSPPVLEKMAPVAPTVAPSAAAPAGVAGAATKATVDTGTGVTAVGAATKATVGAAATATAAPVTVGAVTKATGVTVGATSVATATGVTVGATAKATMDTSTAGATTKAVVGVTTAGVTVGAATTDTKATVAAATAVTAGATTKAAVGTTGVTSPGATAISGATVDVTAKATMGTAAVASVAAAAVSAAVATKAVVTPAADVTVTAAATAGDVTSPTATVGSATGAVTAPGAVAAVTAGDVTKPAVAVVTSTAATVVTSAGSATTAPRDTSATAVTVITSATSAGSVTAGTGVTVTAVTTSVTTATSAGSVAITLRDTGVSSVPMATTTDTTVTSAGSVTVALRDISATSTGSVTSAARDTSVTAGSVTSVTSVTSAGSVTSAARDTSVTSAGSVTVTTRDTSATSTGSVTVTTRDTSAGSVTIALRDISTTSAGSVTVAATDSSVTGATSTGSVTVALKDIGATSAGGVTVTARDTSAGSVTVTARDTSVPSAGSVTITARDTSVTGVPSAGSVAVTARDTSVTGVPTATGATGAGSVTALPGATSVTVAPGTTSPAADVTADVTADVTADVTAPPPGQEKRASSSSSSSSSSSSSSSSSSSSSSSSDSDSSSSSSESGPPSPAPPAAAAAQTESPSAAAAATVTTATAPPAVPPVPPAPATTPPPAAESREGRAAVVTRRKRRSSSSSSSSSSSSSSSSSSSSSSSSSSSSSSSSSSSSSSSSSSSSSSSSSSSSSSSSSSSSSAASAVPAPAAAAAVASAGKPSPHGTRYTEPPLGVAAAAAAAPPTPHPPDPPAPADPKSPPPPRTPRRRRCRRRRRHHRPAPPG